The following proteins are encoded in a genomic region of Glycine max cultivar Williams 82 chromosome 18, Glycine_max_v4.0, whole genome shotgun sequence:
- the LOC100808914 gene encoding uncharacterized protein: MEAVGSRLSRASSRYGAPTVFSGPVRKWKKKWVHVTPSSLPNNSSHSHTNNSTTTSSASSRLLLRRWTPATVDDAAGAVSDEPPRRKFRYTPVVVLEEQKKMNVVKAEHEPTIETDQLAARKTNVTHEMQGKLNMNEMLEETKDSNIGNLDLGSDFQSNTGGNSQNSDSQLENSM; encoded by the exons ATGGAGGCGGTGGGTTCGAGACTCAGCCGCGCCTCCTCCCGCTACGGCGCCCCCACCGTGTTCAGCGGCCCCGTCAGAAAGTGGAAGAAGAAGTGGGTCCACGTCACCCCCTCTTCCTTACCCAACAACAGCTCTCACTCTCACACTAACAACTCCACCACCACCAGCAGCGCTTCCTCTCGCCTCCTCCTTCGCCGTTGGACTCCCGCCACCGTCGACGACGCCGCCGGAGCCGTCTCCGACGAGCCTCCCCGAAGAAAGTTCCGTTACACCCCT GTTGTTGTCCTAGAAGAACAGAAAAAGATGAATGTTGTGAAGGCTGAACATGAACCCACAATTGAGACTGACCAATTGGCTGCTAGGAAGACAAATGTGACTCATGAGATGCAGGGAAAACTGAACATGAATGAAATGTTGGAGGAAACCAAG GATTCAAACATTGGTAATTTAGATCTTGGTTCAGACTTCCAAAGCAACACCGGTGGAAACAGCCAGAACAGTGATTCTCAATTGGAAAATAGTATGTAA
- the LOC100812682 gene encoding GrpE protein homolog 2, mitochondrial-like codes for MFAYRVLSRSSAILSRSFTLFSVSRNSQPFSTTLSNNFHSLLHPSPNKLIPVQTNFLNSSLTSRFGFSSTASHEHASEEAKVSDQSEQAEAADQTKESDVESECDLSRDDLIKLVAEKEQLLKLKHKEIEKMQDKVLRTYAEMENVMDRTRREAENSKKFAIQNFAKSLLDVADNLGRASSVVKDNFSKIESPEESSEAAQLLKTLLEGVEMTEKQLAEVLKKFGVEKFDPTNEPFDPHMHNAIFQIPDASKAPGTVGVVLKAGYKLYDRVLRPAEVGVTQEVEDNKAAE; via the exons ATGTTTGCTTACAGGGTTTTGTCCCGTTCCTCTGCCATCCTTTCTCGAAGCTTCACCCTTTTCTCTGTTTCACGAAATTCCCAACCTTTCTCCACCACCCTGTCCAATAACTTCCATTCCCTCCTTCACCCATCTCCCAACAAG CTGATTCCGGTTCAAACCAATTTTCTGAATTCATCATTGACTTCGAGATTCGGGTTTTCTTCAACGGCCTCGCATGAGCATGcaagtgaagaagcaaaggtATCTGATCAGTCTGAACAAGCTGAAGCTGCGGATCAAACCAAAGAATCAG ATGTAGAGAGTGAATGTGATCTGTCCAGGGATGATTTGATAAAGCTTGTTGCTGAGAAGGAACAACTTTTGAAGTTGAAGCACAAGGAGATTGAGAAAATGCAGGATAAAGTTCTGCGAACTTATGCAGAGATGGAGAATGTCATGGATAGGACAAGACGTGAAGCAGAGAATTCGAAAAAATTTGCTATACAG AATTTTGCAAAGAGTTTACTAGACGTTGCTGATAATTTGGGAAGAGCTTCCTCAGTTGTAAAGGAcaacttttcaaaaattgaatcTCCTGAGGAGTCTTCTGAAGCAGCACAACTCCTGAAAACACTTCTAGAAGGTGTTGAAATGACAGAGAAACAACTTGCAGAG GTACTCAAAAAGTTTGGTGTGGAAAAATTTGATCCTACAAATGAGCCATTTGATCCACACATGCACAATGCCATCTTCCAAATCCCTGATGCTTCGAAGGCCCCTGGCACTGTTGGAGTTGTTCTGAAG GCAGGATATAAGCTCTATGATCGTGTTCTTCGTCCGGCAGAAGTTGGTGTAACTCAAGAAGTGGAGGATAACAAAGCAGCTGAGTGA